In Vigna unguiculata cultivar IT97K-499-35 unplaced genomic scaffold, ASM411807v1 contig_697, whole genome shotgun sequence, the DNA window tttattaaaatatgcattaaggtgttataaatataaacaataaaggGCTTTCAAGAGGGTCCATGATGACTTCTCTCCTAACTCCTTTAAGATATACATGAAGATGGAAGAAAGCTTTATAAGGAGAAGTGAGGTCAACTCTTAAGGAAGGAAGTCTGGAAGAGGGAGCTACGCTAGAGAGAACTCAAAGTCTAatgaattgtataatttagGCAACATTTTAGTACTAAACACTAGatgaatattttgtataaacCAAGGCCAAACAACCACCCTACttcattatgaatgaaaaatatccTTTTGAACCTTGGCCTTAAACATGCACCTGAGCATAGAATGTAGGAAATCAAACCCTTCttaatgatgagaaggatacaATGAATGTGTGTGTGCCATGAATGGATTGGTGATTTGTGAAATAGACGAAGGAATAAAGTTGGGGTATGCTGAAAGCATACCCAAGAAtgcaaagaaaaatgaaaatggcagcaaaaaggaaattgaaattggaCACCTCAAATCTGAAAATGATAAATCAAAGCAAATAGTACCTAATAGGAATGAATTGAAAAGAAATTGGcagaagagaaaaacaaaacaaaaagatgGTTGGAATAGGCTAGAGTCATAGCACTTGCAAAttgttgttttcctttttagCAGTAAGTCTTGCTTGTCTTgaaaaacaaagtttttttaTAGTCCAACCACGTTACAAGCCCAAAAGACCTTTGTGATCTTTGCCAATCATGTCTACATAGCTGTGGAGAATGAAAATACAAAGCTAAGTGGACAATTGTAAAGGATGATAAGACAACAAACACTTTAACAACTTCGAAGGATGCAATTATGCACTTAAGCAGAAAATCATTTGAGAGACCTTGtgtttaatctttaactatgaTAACTTGTGTCAAACTGATTTCATTAGTTCTAATTCAAGTACTTGATTGCATTTCTCTTAGCTTTTTGATAAAGTGTGATTTATGAATTTCTAAACAACCATGATCAAATCTTTTTGAAACCATTTTGTGGAACTGTTTCAAGCTTTTTTTTAGGACAAGTAAAGAGCTAAAGTTGGGACATGTTGTTAAGTATCTAGTATTAGTTAAATTGCATGTCATTTAGACACTTATCTTGTATTAATTCTATGAAAGAATGATCATAAAGGCCTTAATTACACATATTGTGGttatgagaaaatataaaaagtgaaatttgatacattttatgCTCTTTTGCaagtaaaatgaagaaaatatgaagTTGTTACTAAGCCCCAAAAGTTGCAGCTCAAGCCAGAAAGATGAactaagaaaaagtaaaatttaagcCTACAACTAAGTAATGAAATTTGACGCTAAGTAACATTTTAAGAAACCTTCACTGCAAGGAAACATTAAGCTCCAAATTTGAAGTTAAGCATAAAAGGAAAATCCTCGTGGCAAGGAAACCTCCCTCCATTGCTAAATATGATAAAGATATATTATGGTaactcaaaataattaaaaacaaaatatgaattacaaGTAGACTAAATACCTTTCCATATAAGAATACACAAGAGCAAGAGTAATTACTTATGTCCTTCGTTGGTATGTAAGATGAGTCAATGTTAGACTGGTTTTCATTATGGTTAGAATAATAAGAATTTGGAATCATAAAATGATCAAAGATTAAAAAGGGAAAACATGTGTCCTAAAAAATGTGACATTAGGTAACATATCATATCTTTTGGTAGTTGAAGGGttatatttgtatatgtttttttaacataagaatattttagaaaaatatatttaacattttctgTAAAGTGTTTATCTAAACCTTAAGAGGCATTAGGAACCACATAAGAAGAATCAAACATCCTAAAATTAAGAATGACAACGATACGAATTGTGCATACCTTTTACGTGTTACTTGCTTcatctaaaatgaaaaaatgaatgaaaatgaaaagtttttaCAAGAAATATGATTAAAGATACATGAAAGTATTCATGGATCTTAACCTTCTACAAATAAAGAAATACAAGttgttgaaatgcttgaaaCAACACTAAATATGAGTACGTGTGTTTTAATACAATTACATACTTCATAAAGAACTATAAACACAACCTTGACAATCTAACACTTAAATGcatttaatatagaaaaatgcTGCAGCCCAATTAATTTTGTCTAAGCTTGAAAAACTAATCTTAGTAACAATCATATTACTTGAAGGCTGCTACTTCCCGcaccacttttttttcttccagcACCCCGTATACTTTAAATTTCCCCTTTTACCCCTAATTCAAAGTAAAAATCCAAAATTACTTTTCATTCCCATTTCCCCTTCCCCTTGCGCTTGTGCCATCCATATTAAAAATACCTTCCGTACCAACCATTtcggaataaaaaaaaaaatccaaaacaagTGTTTcagaaattatttcaaaattcgaaaatatttgtattctaAATCCAGAAATTACTTCTGGAATACCCAACCAAAAATCGAAAATATTAATAAGGTGTaggaatttttattataattttaatgagaTTTAATATAGGAATTTCATATCTTATGGTGGTGTAGGAAAAGTCACCCTTACTTGAATTAATAAGTTATTTAAATGTAGTATACAATATGCAAccttctataaataaattaatgatatcTGAATGAATATTTGTAATAACTATATAAAAAGTTTAGGACGAaacttagaaaaagaaaatgtaagtTTGAGGGTTAATCTACTTTTGACGCTTCTCATTATCTCTTTCGttttttctcatatatatatatatatatatatatatatatatatatatatatatatataatatggagaggaaaattttactgaaatgtgcaaatagagaaaaaaatggtaatagtaaaaaaacatgttagcagaaaagaaaaataagaaaaaatgggaaaaaggcTCGGATAGTAAAtaagaaatcaaatcaaaatatattaaaaatatctacttaAACTTTCCCTAATCTTTGAATCTTTTGCTAAAAGCAGCAGATAGACATTTGTGCAAATATAGTGTGTAATATTAGTATTAAGAAACCTTTGctgcaaaaatatatttactgtAACATTACGCATGATGGTAAAACCATAAGGGAAACAAATGACTAAACAAAAAATGTTACCACTACAGTATTCAAAACTTTGCTGCAAAAAGTGGAGCACCAATATTCGAATTTCATTCTAAAATTTCTCCCTCTTCATCAGATTTCTCAAATCCTTCTTTAACCAAGGAAAAAAGTTCTTTGTGTGGATTATTATGTACAATAGAGTCATTCTCATCCACATCACTGTCTTCGTCTTCACTACTATGATCATCATTATTTAGGCTAGCAATTTTTTTGACAGCTCCCTCGTTCCCGCGTTTAGGAATATCTTTTTTAGTGTCAACTTCAGACCAGTTCTCTTTAACCATGACTGATGGATATCTAAGTGGCTTATCAGGACAATGTTTGAAGAAAGAATTTATTACCATGAACCTGAAAACCTGAAACAGGTGGCTCTTATCCTTGCTTATATCTGCACTCAAGAGTTTCTGCAATAAAGTTGGCTTCCTCATTTTTAATGAAGGGCTTTCTGAAAAGTCAGCAAACTTTTGCTTCTTGCCGAACCGACCTTTTCTGTCTAATTTCTTGTTGAACTTGTTTTGGAACTTTCttttgtcactaaatttgttTTTCCCTTCATTCTGAAGACCTTGATTATCAGAATTCTTAAGGTAGTGTGATGGTATTTCAGCAACTTCGATTCCTAATTCAGCTTGCTTTGCTAAAACCTCCTTAAGCTGCAAAGACAAGATATATACACTGCTAATGAATTGGAATACCATTTGCTGAGTTCAAGGAATATTTATGTCAGCACATATATTTCCTGCTAAAAAAGCCTATTTTCTTAACTTATATATTgaacattattaaattttacatgataatattatattgggAAGTGTTACATGCTAATAACATCCCTCTAAGTATACCTCTCTTTGTAAGACCTCCCTTTTAATGACCTTGGAGTCCATCGGTCATTCACAGTGCCTCTGCAATTAGTATTCAGGAAttgatatttagaaaataacatCTGATAAACACAAGCAGTAGATACATCAGTTTGTTTACAACCTTCTGAAAGTTGTTACAAGGATGATTCTTTTTCCGTGCTTCACGCCATTGTTTGATTTCTTGCTCAGTGTAAGTCACAGAGAAAGATCTAACCATTCAAGAAATGAAATAATAGCAATCATTAAAAAATCAGGGTTAGAGTTAAGGTATTTTCAGTATAAAAGAATAAGTTGAGAAATTCGAAGTTTaagaaaagtaatttaatagtgaaaagacaataaaaatctAATAAGAAAGCagacaatttataaaaataacaccAAAAGCAAATCTAATTTCATTTAGAAGGTTATCTGGATTCTGGAAAACATTTATTTGGACAAAAATCACAAGTCTGGTACCGAAATTGTGAAAGGCCACAACCTTATTGATTCAATATGTTGAAGGGAGGCAGGACGATGTAATTATATAGAACCACATGTGTTGTTTGACTACCACACTTGTCTTACACACAACACATACTTATGTCCATGTTGaatgcaaaagttaaaaatactATACTAGATGTATTATCTGTTTATCATGCCTCCATTACAAGAATCAATTTGGAAAATTTCCCTCCAACAGAAATTTCCATATGTAAGTCTTTGCCAACTGTTTCACCTTTCTAGTCGAGAGCATCTTTGCAAAAAAGATTCTATTAATCAATTGTTTGGTGCAACATATATGATTTCTTTAATTGAGTTGCACCAAAGAATAAGTTTTAAAGAATTAATCTTtctagaaataatttaaatttcataggtctaaagaaaacaaatataaatatataaaatcaaattctaaaacATTCTTTAATGAATAATACTTCTCTCACTCGTGACTAAATTTTTTACCACTTGtttcttcaaatattcaaataaaattcactAATAATGATTAGCAAGTATATGTGGGTTGAATACCATGATATCCATACCCGTTTTATTAAGAACCGAGTAATTGAAATACTCTTGTCCATTATCCATGGTTATCCattaataatattcttttaGAATTTGTTACGAATTTTATCCACAGATTTCCTCGAGTGtagatttatttgtcatccctaattcTACTATCTATCTTAGTGGGATGTATTTCTTATCCTATGAGAAGAGCTAGATTAGAAGGCAACATGATAGAATAGTCTACCTTTCTACTCTCACACCACTCCAACTCCATTATTATCATTGTCACCACCCCTGTCATAATTGTCCCTGCTCTTGCCACCATCCCTCCCATTATTGCCTCTGTTACCATTTTCACTACCCTTATTGTTGTTGCCACCACCCCACATACACCCGCTCTACTATCATACTTGAAAGAATTAATGTAAACGAAAGaagatttttattcaaattgattcaaaacagTACATCCACTTCTATATATAGAGAACTCAAACgttaaagtaataattacaagAGATCTTTAGAATCTACTAACAACTTCTAGTAATTTAATATCCTAacaacactccccctcaagctagTGGAATGGATATCTATCATTCCTAACTTGCATGTGAAATCATGAAATCACTTACTAGGAAGACcttttgtaaacaaatctgCTAACTGAAGTTCAATGGGATATAACAAGTAGTAACAAGGCCACTATctaatttctatttaattaagTGTCGATCTATCTCTATGTGTTTGGTCTATCATACTGAACTGGATTGTGAACAATGCTAATAGCTGACTTATTATCACAAAAGATAAAGAATCATAGGTTCTTAACATGCCACTTTAAGATCATTTAGAATAATTCTCATCCATAACAATTCACATAGCTTGGAATTTAGCCTCTACACTAGACCTTGCaacaacattttgtttcttacttttcctcACCAAATTTCTACCCAAGAACATGCAAATATCCTAAGGTGGATTTCCTATCTATGACAAACCCTGCATCATCTGCATCAATTGGTATTTTTCCTACCATGATTCCTAAACATAACAAACTAGAAAATGTTAATTGGGAGAAAAATCATCTTTGTTTGGTCTCTATTATATTTTGGCTAGTTAGAAATTTAAGTATGAGTTGAAAGTTCctcattgagtaaaaatgaaaaagttgagtgATGTATAAGGTAAAAAGACCCACAAACACAAatccttaagattttgggttgaaaATGGTGCCATGCTTTCTTATATGGATTTGCTCTAACTCATTGGTATTAAATCTCTTCAATATATCCTCGTAGAAAATTCCTAATATTACAACCCGATGACATGTCTTGGTGGCAAACTCAAACAAAGGCAAGCATGCCCCATTTTGGTAAGAATTCTATAGTAGTTAGGGTTAGGAGAAGTGTGTTGAGATAAATGGGAAGGAGGAGAACAAGCATGTCCTGTAGCTTAGTCTTTGAATCATGTGCGTAAAACCATATCAAATTCCTTGCTTATTATGgctattaaaagaaaaacataaggTCAACttctaaaactaaatttaactaCCCAAGGAACTCCTCTTAACACCTAATCATCAATATCAAATACCCATGAATCTATATAAGAACCATTAAAAGGCAAAAAAAGTTACCATTGTTAGACCCTTAATGCCACATACACTGCAAGAGTGTGTGCAGTCATCCCAAATAAACTTTTGTTTTCAGAGATGTTCAAAGCATGACCTACAAAGTACAGTGGTGGACACAATTGTGAGCCTGTAACATGGCTTGATGGTTACCATTATGTCCATCTAGTATTTTCAGTCTCAGATGTTTTCTGACTACCATGCTTCATCTCAcagttcaaaattaaaatagaccGAAATATTTTCCTGTACTACAACATGCTTATATGCCAACAATTTTTACATTGCTAACCTTTAGCTAAAATGAATAGTTGATTAATGCATGTATTAGAGCTGGTTacaaataagggttaaatatagaGTTGGCTTTCCCTATGGCCCATAGGTAGTGAGTAATGACAGTTAAGAAAACTGGACATTTGTACACAGAATCAAGGATAATATGCCAAAACTTCTAGCTGAGTGGCGAgaattttctattaacattgtTCTACTTTTGTGGTGTACATCATTCTTTTTCAAGTAAATTCTCAcattttcaagaaaatattaCATTCAGTTGATATCTACTAGCATCATTTTTAGCACTCCAGAATCAGCAATGTAAAATAACCTTCAATTTCAGGAAGTAACAAATAAACTAAGAACTATTTAATTAGCATCTCGTTGTTACACATTATCATTATCAACAAAGACAATTAAAAAAGGACTGCAAACAAGTAATAGACTGGTACCAGATAAAAAAGAATCAGAAAGTGAAGCAGAAGCTACCTTTCTAGTTGCTGCTTAAGTTCCTTTGATCTTACACTATCCTGTGCTGCCCTCCCACTGTAAGGGCTGTTTCCATCACAACATTAGCCTAACCATAGAAAATATTTCATCTGGGTAACAAGGTAGAAAAGTTCAAACCTCTTCCATTATGATCTTTAAGAAACCCAGTTCTGCGCTTTCCATTATTCACATCATTAAATTTAGACTTCTGGAATCTAAAGAAATAGGACAATTGTAACGCCGAGGAAAAACATGCAAGTGATCAAGagtaacaaagagaaaaaaaataacatacccTCCTTTAAACCCCCCTCGTGTTGGTCTATTTTTGAAGTTTTTGCTGGGTGATCCATTCCAGTTGGTATTTGGAacattagttttaatatttccaTAAGGATTCACCTGCAACAATTATTGAGATTTGCAGTAAATATAATACCACAGCTTCATTTACAATAGTATTTACATGTAGTAGAACAATAAATTCTGCTAACATACATTGAAAAGACATAAAACACTTCAGTTTAAATACCTGTGAGTGCGACTTTAAAAGTGCAGGAGGTTGAGAGTTACTTGTATGAGCCAAATCAGAATTAAGTGACCCAGAAGTATTCCCTTGTAATTGATGAGATGAAAAAGGCGACTGTGATACAAAAGCATTTGCATTCACGTTTGGTGGAGCAAGGTTTTTCTCGTTCGGGTCAATATGCAGCCGGACATGCCTTCCAGGCTCAAAACCTAACTGTGGACTTGGAGAAAGTAATGAACTCTGAGGGACCATAGCCTGAGGCAGTTGGTTTGGAAACCCAAACATGGGGAAGGAACCAGGATGCATGCCATGCGGAACCCCTTGAGAAGGGCTTGACAATTGTGTAGGTAACTGTTGATTCATATTCTGCATAGGATAAGGGGCACGAAATTGGCCATTTGGCATACTCATATTCACATTAGACGGCTGAAGTATATTCAAAATACTCTGTGCCAACATTTGTCCCTGTAAATGAGACAAATTGATTTGAGCTGCATTCAGTATGACTTATCCCTGAACAGGATACATTGGATTGCTGTAATTGGGATTGCCAACGTTATTTTGGGGACCTAAAACCCCCACAAGGGGTTGACCCTGTTGATGACCAGGCATACCCATTTGACACAGATGCATCTGATCGTTTTGCAAGGgaaaatgattatgatttgCAGCATTCATGAAAGGTGCCACATTCATGGGTAGTCGCTGCATAAAAGGGGGTGACAGGCTTTGGCTTTGGTGGTTGCCAGAACAAAATTGGGGCTGGGGTGTCATGCCCACACCATTGTTTTGTAAGAAATTTTGATGGTTAGGATTAGGAGCATAAGGGGGTTGGGTTTTGGAGGAGGAGTTGGCATTGTTAGCCATTATGTTAACATAAATACAAGAAACTTATACAATTCAAAGTTTCAGTTAAACACAGTTTTCGAATCTGAAGGGTGGGAAGGAACACAATAACTCTGAACGTGGTCAAAGCAAAAAAGGACAACAACCTCCATTAAACACAGTTGCGATCATTAAATATATGGAATCTGCCTGCATGCCAAATTTAACAAGATTGGAAATATCAGTTAAGAAATGAACCAAACAACTGAGGAAGAACAACAACCAATTGAGAGACAATgacaagacaaataaaaaaggtGACAATCAGAGGCAAATAACTGTTGAGAAAGAAGGCTTACCAATTGAGAGAGAATaacaagacaaataaaaaagaggTGACAAAGGAACATTTTCTAATTAAGCCAATAGACAGTTACTAATTAAGCCCATTTTCTAAACAGATTCCAACTGTAGTATGAACATTTTACTCAAAGAAAAAACGAATATGCACAAACTTTGATGGTCAGATTTGGAGGGAATGATATCATGGCTTAAGCTGTTACAATGTTTGAACCCAAAACAGTATAAAGAAAAGTTATTTAACATGACCAAACTCTATGAATAAGCCAATAGTCACAGTCCAACATATGTCTACCATGGAACTACATATACAATTaccttagtttttttttttaattacaaagatgtacaaaacatgaacaaaaggtcaaaacaaagtttttaacaactaaGTGACTTCTCTCAATctcaattacaaaataaaaaacctaatgACACAAAATGTGAAAGTAAAAGTTGGTACATAATCATAttatgaaaagtgaaaaatatcatatattcaaTTACATTAGTGTTACGGGTgacttcctttcctatttctTTAGGAATAATATACCTTTCTATGGTTctaaatttaacttcatttaGTTTTGAATCTTTTAAAATGGTTAATTTTAACCCtcgtaaattttaaataagatgttGTCCCATTTAATGTTTCCACGTAACCAAAACTATCTCTAGATCTCTTTCACTCTTTATCTTCACCCAAAACCCTTCTCCAAAATATTTCAATGTATTCTATAATTCTTGactgttttatttctaaataaatcCATCACATCAGTATCCATAGCCCTCTTTCTATACCCTAAAAACTCACATAATCACATATTGATGGGTGGGTTATAGTCATTAATTATGGTTCTATATATATGGCAttggtcttacacatataagacatttgacacaatttttactatttttatcctcaaaatcttaagacaatggaGTTACAGGCCTTTcatcttatataatatttaactttgtctattctataAAATGTGGGATTTAACTCACACTTGGAGTATtccaagtatatatatatatatatatatatatatatatatatatatatatatatatatatatatatatatgtgtgtgtgtgtgtgtgtgtgaaagaCCTAAACCAATAAACACACAATAAAGGTGCAATTACAACTACACTGGAAAACCAAATCTTGCAATTTCAGAACACCAAACCAGTACCAATCCCAAACAAatgtatcaaaataaacaaatgtctTGCAATTTTATAATGAACGACATTAAAAATCTCACAGGAGAATCACAACACCGTCTTTGACCTTCACAGGGGAAGCATTAACGCCACCACGTGCTCACCTCCTCGGCAGCGGGTTTGAGCTTCTCAAATTTCTAGTTGAAGATTCGTGCTTCATGCACGAACTTGATTTCGAAGAACTGAATTTGAGACCTATTAAGGTGGCGACTGGCAGCTTAGGGCTCAGGTACCGCATAGTGAGGTTCCAACGGTAGTTGCGAGGGCGAGCGGCGGCTCTTGCCGTCGGAGGCCCAGTTCGTGAGCTCTGGCAGTTGACGCCGATGATCGTGGTAGATGAAGTTTCAGGAGGCTGAGGCGTGGCGCCTTGCGGAGGAGGAACGACAAGAGAGAGAAATCGGAGAAGGGGATTGTTCTGTGAGGGTTTGGTTCCAGTGAGGTTTTTCGTGAGTTAGTAGAGAAGtgttatcttttttcttttttttaagccCAAGTTGGGTCATAGactaaagttattatttttcattttaagttttttattttctttttacaaattcTATTTCATTTGTTCGAAGTGTTGACCGTTATTAATATTGAGTTATTAAGATTAGAGATATAGAGTCAAGTACCACATCACATAAATTACAATCCAAACACGTCAAGCTCATTTTTCAAGGttcaaaaatcttttaaaaattattgttctgATACCAAATGAAACATCTCAACCGGATATtatggatttaaataataaaataaaatgaaaaataaaatcacatttattataaatccatttcctAAAAATGgggaaatttcaaataatttatttcatagtaAAGATAACACTAagttcaaatcttctcaaaattcaataaaataccaaaacagtTTCATAATAGTTTAcatctttattccaaaaccatgaatgataaaactctataaaacTGTTCCCATGAGTTTTCCCCGCTCCGCTACTAAGcttcaccagatccacctgcaacatcatatgCTCCCGTGTATCGCatatacgatcatcgccaaacacaagcagatagggtgaactaataaagtaaaaatgtatatatggcacaagtatatatat includes these proteins:
- the LOC114172821 gene encoding uncharacterized protein LOC114172821 isoform X1, which encodes MLAQSILNILQPSNVNMSMPNGQFRAPYPMQNMNQQLPTQLSSPSQGVPHGMHPGSFPMFGFPNQLPQAMVPQSSLLSPSPQLGFEPGRHVRLHIDPNEKNLAPPNVNANAFVSQSPFSSHQLQGNTSGSLNSDLAHTSNSQPPALLKSHSQVNPYGNIKTNVPNTNWNGSPSKNFKNRPTRGGFKGGFQKSKFNDVNNGKRRTGFLKDHNGRGPYSGRAAQDSVRSKELKQQLERSFSVTYTEQEIKQWREARKKNHPCNNFQKRHCE
- the LOC114172821 gene encoding circumsporozoite protein-like isoform X3, translated to MLAQSILNILQPSNVNMSMPNGQFRAPYPMQNMNQQLPTQLSSPSQGVPHGMHPGSFPMFGFPNQLPQAMVPQSSLLSPSPQLGFEPGRHVRLHIDPNEKNLAPPNVNANAFVSQSPFSSHQLQGNTSGSLNSDLAHTSNSQPPALLKSHSQVNPYGNIKTNVPNTNWNGSPSKNFKNRPTRGGFKGGFQKSKFNDVNNGKRRTGFLKDHNGRVGGQHRIV
- the LOC114172821 gene encoding uncharacterized protein LOC114172821 isoform X2; this translates as MLAQSILNILQPSNVNMSMPNGQFRAPYPMQNMNQQLPTQLSSPSQGVPHGMHPGSFPMFGFPNQLPQAMVPQSSLLSPSPQLGFEPGRHVRLHIDPNEKNLAPPNVNANAFVSQSPFSSHQLQGNTSGSLNSDLAHTSNSQPPALLKSHSQVNPYGNIKTNVPNTNWNGSPSKNFKNRPTRGGFKGGFQKSKFNDVNNGKRRTGFLKDHNGRALTVGGQHRIV